From the Synergistetes bacterium HGW-Synergistetes-1 genome, the window AATCTCCGATTACCTCGCCTTTGAAATTTACTTCTTTTACTACAGGCATAGTCTTCTGCCTCCCTACTTACGCTGTTTTACGGATCATAATGAGACTGTCGCGAGCTCCGGGAACAGAACCTTTGATCAATATCAGGTTGTTCTCTTCGTCCACTGCAAAAACCTTTAGGTTTTTCGTGGTTACTCGCTCACTTCCCATGTGACCCGCCATCCTCCGGCCTTTTACTACACGACCGGGATAACTGCTGCATCCAATAGAACCGGGGTGACGGTGGGTAACAGAAGCACCATGGCTTGCTGGTCCTCCACCAAATCCATGACGTTTCATTACGCCTGCGGTTCCCTTACCTTTGCTGATGCCAGTGACATCAACAATTTCGCCATTCTGGAACAGAGAAACGGTGATCTCCTGTCCCACCTGGTAGTCCGACGTATTTTCTACGCGGAACTCCCTCAGCCAGCGCTTCGGTGCTGTTCCCTGTTTCTGGAAGTAACCCTTCATCGGCCTATTGACCTTAACGGGCTTGATTTCTCCGAAACCGAGCTGCACTGCGCTGTAACTGTTC encodes:
- a CDS encoding 50S ribosomal protein L3, which encodes MSMGILGRKVGMTQVFDEEGKAVPVTVIEAGPCSIVGIRTPEKNSYSAVQLGFGEIKPVKVNRPMKGYFQKQGTAPKRWLREFRVENTSDYQVGQEITVSLFQNGEIVDVTGISKGKGTAGVMKRHGFGGGPASHGASVTHRHPGSIGCSSYPGRVVKGRRMAGHMGSERVTTKNLKVFAVDEENNLILIKGSVPGARDSLIMIRKTA